A DNA window from Setaria viridis chromosome 2, Setaria_viridis_v4.0, whole genome shotgun sequence contains the following coding sequences:
- the LOC117844922 gene encoding protein NLP1, whose product MVFLAQDVHGGMEPCLSISSRGEVKCYPERVTCMEEGGGDPQPSFSLQARTPSEGGAAVDLDLLEQLLSGDNGWFDVVSRSPNSLASPPPAAFFSADVTAAAVTTTSSSTQAASSWWIQTGGASPSSVRDRFSQALSYIRETQSDGDVLVQLWVPVSRGDGRLVLTTSGQPFTLDQSSDSLIRFREVSTKYQFSADVKSGDSPGLPGRVFIGRLPEWSPDVRYFTTYEYPRVRDAQYLDVHGTMGLPVFEKGSYNCLGVIELIMTRQKLNFTSELNTICSALQAVNLRSAEVSSVPRVQFSTASYKNALPEILEVLRAACLTHKLPLAQTWVTCAQQGKRGSRHSDENYPYCISTIDEACFVNEPEMQDFHDACSEHHLLRGQGVAGKAFTTNQPCFLPDIGSSAKLDYPLSHHAKIFKLKGAVAIRLRCTRTGTADFVLEFFLPTDCQALEEQKEVLDSLSGTMRSVCQTLRVVTDKEMEDEAMWETNELNSFTPQGKNKAEELSFGGNSADRRGEASWTSLAETSQQESELAALRMHGMFSSGGQGPSLSGVQSAAEGSKAKRRTKAEKTVSLQVLRQYFAGSLKDAARSLGVCPTTLKRICRQHGITRWPSRKIKKVDHSLRKLQQIIDSVHGAETSFQLNTLYKDLTNTSISSENNLSGSMTIPPTNQSNLTDFDKHQHHKSNSIVPSTSPSHSSCSHNSDSSPSCSGGARKHAPQGIIDLMKSGNPVKDSPIQTLQTENTSLYEHFSVHEAPTDLLQDVTEKANGGLHSSRSPSSPKQNAEANMRVKATFGSEKVRFRLNPKCDFQELKHEIAKRLSIVDTSSLILKYLDDDSEWVLMTCDADLQECFHVYKLADIQTIKISVHLAVSPATRVTTGPTGLS is encoded by the exons ATGGTTTTCCTAGCCCAAGATGTGCATGGAGGCATGGAGCCTTGCCTCTCGATCTCCAGCAGGGGAGAAGTGAAGTGCT ATCCTGAACGGGTTACCTGCAtggaagagggaggaggagaccccCAGCCGAGCTTCTCCCTGCAGGCACGCACCCCATCCGAAGGCGGGGCGGCCGTGGACCTGGACCTTCTCGAGCAGCTCCTGTCCGGTGACAACGGCTGGTTCGACGTGGTGTCGCGCTCGCCCAACTCGCTGGCGTCTCCCCCACCCGCGGCCTTCTTCTCAGCAGACGTGACGGCGGCTGCcgtgacgacgacgtcgtcgtcgacgcAGGCCGCCTCGAGCTGGTGGATTCAGACGGGCGGCGCGAGCCCCTCCTCCGTCCGGGATAGGTTCAGCCAGGCTCTGTCCTACATCCGGGAGACGCAGAGCGACGGCGACGTGCTCGTGCAGCTCTGGGTGCCCGTCAGCCGTGGCGACGGGCGGCTGGTGCTGACCACGAGCGGCCAGCCGTTCACGCTCGACCAGAGCTCCGACAGCCTCATCCGGTTCAGGGAGGTGTCCACAAAGTACCAGTTCTCGGCCGACGTCAAGTCGGGGGACTCGCCGGGGCTGCCGGGGAGGGTCTTCATTGGCAGGCTCCCCGAGTGGTCGCCGGACGTCAGGTACTTCACCACCTACGAGTATCCCAGGGTAAGGGATGCACAGTACCTCGATGTCCACGGCACCATGGGCCTGCCTGTGTTCGAGAAGGGGAGCTACAACTGCCTGGGCGTCATCGAGCTGATCATGACAAGGCAGAAGCTTAACTTCACCTCTGAGCTCAACACCATCTGCAGTGCTCTCCAG GCAGTTAATCTGAGAAGCGCAGAAGTCTCAAGCGTTCCACGCGTACAG TTCAGCACTGCTTCCTACAAAAATGCTTTACCAGAGATACTGGAAGTCCTGAGAGCAGCTTGCCTCACCCACAAGCTGCCATTAGCTCAAACCTGGGTCACATGTGCTCAGCAAGGAAAACGGGGCAGCCGGCATTCAGATGAGAACTACCCATACTGCATCTCCACCATCGACGAAGCATGTTTTGTGAATGAACCAGAGATGCAAGACTTCCATGATGCCTGCTCTGAGCACCACCTACTGCGGGGGCAGGGcgttgcagggaaagccttcacCACAAACCAGCCATGCTTCCTGCCAGATATTGGATCCTCAGCTAAACTGGACTATCCATTGTCTCACCATGCCAAAATCTTTAAATTAAAAGGTGCGGTGGCGATCCGATTGCGGTGCACGCGCACTGGGACGGCTGACTTCGTGCTGGAATTCTTTCTGCCAACAGATTGTCAAGCACTCGAAGAGCAGAAGGAAGTTCTGGACTCCTTGTCAGGTACCATGCGAAGTGTTTGCCAAACTCTACGAGTGGTCACCGACAAGGAGATGGAAGACGAGGCGATGTGGGAAACGAATGAGTTGAACTCATTTACTCCTCAAGGGAAGAACAAAGCTGAGGAGTTGTCCTTTGGAGGCAATTCAGCAGATCGTAGAGGAGAGGCCTCTTGGACAAGTCTAGCAGAAACTTCACAGCAAGAATCAGAGTTAGCTGCATTGCGAATGCATGGAATGTTCTCATCTGGAGGGCAGGGTCCATCTCTATCTGGTGTTCAGTCAGCTGCAGAAGGCAGCAAGGCAAAAAGGCGTACAAAGGCAGAGAAGACTGTGAGCTTGCAGGTTCTTCGGCAGTACTTCGCTGGTAGCCTGAAAGATGCAGCAAGGAGCCTTGGAG TGTGCCCTACAACCCTCAAAAGAATATGCAGACAGCATGGTATAACCCGCTGGCCATCACGGAAGATTAAGAAGGTAGACCACTCTCTAAGAAAGCTTCAACAGATCATTGATTCGGTTCATGGAGCAGAGACATCTTTCCAGCTCAACACCTTGTACAAGGATCTCACAAACACCTCAATATCATCTGAAAACAATTTGTCAGGAAGTATGACCATTCCTCCAACTAATCAGAGCAATCTTACCGACTTTGACAAGCACCAACACCACAAATCAAACAGCATTGTTCCATCAACTTCACCCTCACACTCTTCGTGCAGCCACAATTCTGATTCAAGCCCCTCATGTAGCGGTGGTGCAAGAAAACATGCACCACAGGGTATAATTGATCTGATGAAGTCAGGAAATCCTGTAAAAGACAGCCCTATTCAGACTCTGCAAACAGAAAACACTTCACTATATGAGCATTTCTCAGTTCATGAGGCACCGACAGATCTTCTACAGGATGTTACTGAAAAGGCTAATGGTGGACTACATTCTTCTCGAAGCCCATCATCCCCCAAGCAGAATGCAGAAGCAAATATGAGAGTAAAGGCAACATTTGGCTCAGAAAAGGTGAGATTCAGATTGAATCCCAAGTGCGACTTTCAAGAACTGAAGCATGAGATAGCAAAACGTTTGAGTATAGTAGACACAAGCTCCTTGATTTTAAAGTACTTGGATGATGATTCAGAGTGGGTCTTGATGACATGTGATGCAGATTTACAGGAGTGCTTTCATGTATACAAACTAGCAGACATCCAAACAATCAAAATTTCAGTTCATTTAGCTGTTAGTCCAGCTACAAGGGTCACTACTGGTCCCACTGGTTTGTCATGA